The Cylindrospermopsis curvispora GIHE-G1 genome contains a region encoding:
- a CDS encoding DUF6464 family protein has protein sequence MHPDSLATEIILTSPQRYLGKLQLDWAPQPGNYLDFEGKTYAVLERHHRYQFRTGRYRLHRIAIYVQTAKRPSEKSFINGRWVVGDASCKYNAHSEIIRCAVNPDGPCDSCDSYVANE, from the coding sequence ATGCATCCAGACTCTTTAGCAACTGAGATAATTTTGACCAGTCCACAGCGGTATCTTGGTAAGTTACAACTTGATTGGGCTCCTCAACCGGGAAATTATTTAGATTTTGAGGGGAAAACCTATGCCGTTTTAGAACGCCATCACAGGTATCAGTTCCGAACTGGACGCTACAGGTTACATAGGATTGCGATCTACGTTCAAACAGCTAAAAGACCATCGGAAAAAAGTTTTATAAATGGACGTTGGGTAGTGGGGGATGCCAGTTGTAAGTATAATGCCCACTCAGAAATTATTCGTTGTGCTGTCAACCCAGATGGTCCGTGTGATTCCTGTGATTCTTATGTTGCTAACGAATAG
- a CDS encoding HlyD family efflux transporter periplasmic adaptor subunit produces MSQFNDHPTNGNGNGKPASIGVLQTPSKAKAGNLSHAYQDSFEQSIVLRQSPIWSRTIMITLMLVACFGVGWAYYAKIEQVVPATGQLKPEGTVKDVQAPISGVVKSVHVKDGQEVKPGDLLLTFESVATLAELGALNKVRAALIKENDIYRRLMNASGAISSELNFLGGSLPAESAFLLKSRISLVEENQLLRSQLGNSRPETGTGIDEQKRLTVARKELESRSNAAKFEVEKIRKQLSQTIVKRKDTQNSLSIQQGILDRVEVLAKEGGISQLQYLNQQQQVQNLKAEIAQLEEEEKRLGFDIQRAEQQVTNTIAVTDKNVLEEIATNKKRIAEIDSQFMRIILDNEQKLADISSKISQTKLNVKYQELRAPVSGIIFDMQAKNPGFVANPTQKLLQIVPNDKYIAEVFITNKDIGFVKEGMKVDVRIDSFPFSEFGDIKGKVTNIGSDALPPDQTHQFYRFPARVSLDKQAMESQGRSIPLQSGMAITANIKVREERSVMSLFTEMFTKQVESLQEVR; encoded by the coding sequence ATGAGTCAATTTAATGATCATCCAACTAATGGCAATGGTAATGGCAAACCAGCTAGTATAGGAGTGCTTCAAACCCCATCAAAAGCCAAAGCAGGGAATTTAAGTCATGCTTATCAAGACAGCTTTGAACAATCCATAGTTTTACGACAATCACCCATCTGGTCACGCACAATCATGATTACTTTGATGCTTGTGGCCTGTTTTGGAGTGGGTTGGGCTTATTATGCAAAAATTGAACAAGTAGTTCCCGCTACAGGACAATTAAAACCAGAGGGTACGGTAAAAGATGTACAAGCACCCATTAGTGGGGTGGTGAAGTCTGTTCATGTCAAAGATGGACAAGAGGTGAAACCAGGGGATCTATTATTAACATTTGAATCCGTTGCTACCCTAGCTGAGCTAGGCGCCCTCAATAAAGTTCGTGCTGCTCTAATCAAGGAAAATGACATCTATCGTCGTTTGATGAATGCAAGCGGTGCTATTAGCTCAGAACTGAATTTTCTTGGTGGTAGTCTACCAGCAGAGTCGGCATTTTTGTTAAAAAGTCGCATTTCTCTGGTAGAAGAAAACCAACTGTTACGTTCACAATTGGGAAATTCAAGACCAGAAACAGGAACTGGAATTGATGAACAAAAAAGACTAACTGTAGCTAGAAAAGAGCTGGAATCTCGCTCTAATGCAGCTAAATTTGAGGTAGAAAAAATTAGAAAGCAACTGTCTCAAACAATAGTTAAGAGAAAGGACACACAAAACAGTCTGTCCATTCAACAAGGAATCTTAGATAGGGTAGAAGTCCTGGCCAAAGAGGGGGGAATTTCTCAACTGCAATATCTCAATCAGCAACAACAAGTACAAAATTTAAAAGCGGAAATAGCCCAGTTAGAAGAAGAAGAAAAACGCCTGGGCTTCGATATTCAAAGAGCAGAACAACAGGTGACCAATACCATAGCAGTGACTGACAAAAATGTCTTGGAAGAAATTGCTACTAACAAGAAGCGCATTGCCGAAATAGACAGCCAGTTTATGAGAATAATTTTAGACAATGAGCAGAAGTTGGCAGATATTAGTAGCAAAATTTCCCAAACCAAATTAAACGTTAAATATCAAGAACTGCGTGCGCCCGTATCAGGGATAATATTTGACATGCAAGCAAAAAACCCCGGTTTTGTCGCCAATCCTACCCAAAAGCTATTACAGATTGTCCCCAATGATAAATATATAGCGGAGGTATTTATCACCAATAAGGATATTGGATTTGTGAAGGAGGGAATGAAGGTGGATGTGAGAATTGATTCGTTCCCCTTTAGTGAGTTTGGTGATATCAAAGGTAAAGTAACTAATATCGGTTCAGATGCTTTACCTCCTGACCAGACCCATCAGTTTTATCGCTTTCCAGCGCGAGTTAGTTTAGATAAACAAGCTATGGAATCTCAAGGTAGAAGTATTCCTTTACAGTCTGGTATGGCCATTACTGCTAATATCAAAGTGCGTGAGGAACGGAGCGTTATGAGTTTGTTTACGGAAATGTTTACTAAGCAAGTTGAGAGCTTGCAGGAAGTGAGGTAG
- the ndhO gene encoding NAD(P)H-quinone oxidoreductase subunit O, producing the protein MAIKKGNMVRALREKLENSLEAKASDGRFPSYLFETSGEVVDIKGDYALVKFGKVPTPNIWLKLDQLTIQQDAAS; encoded by the coding sequence ATGGCAATTAAAAAAGGAAATATGGTTCGTGCCCTGCGCGAAAAGTTAGAAAATAGTCTGGAAGCTAAAGCTAGTGATGGGCGCTTTCCTTCCTATTTATTTGAAACTTCCGGGGAAGTGGTGGATATTAAGGGAGATTACGCTTTAGTGAAGTTTGGTAAAGTGCCCACGCCAAATATTTGGTTGAAGCTAGACCAATTAACTATACAACAAGACGCGGCTTCTTAG
- a CDS encoding peptidase domain-containing ABC transporter, whose translation MNYSSQEFSEFLQKIPGFEKLSPTEINYLLSKQQALRYRLGQKIIGKEQLPERIVIVYQGKVRLLGYHPQSQLPITLKMLELGAVIGEISYLRQIACETAIASTEVICLTWNPIDYLSVFSQNSDFAKERQEENHIIEVFDVISHHVAQKAYGNLNLKDITRDILPESKIQYLPPGKTPLEQLESDRTWFVSSGQITNFPVNSQILSSNNREVLQVTGKSPARLLGINPQVLLLLEQQENRELEKIEDPWETKDVIDIPFATTAEFSPQENKKAKSRKKQPKYPFFGGRDELDSTLACFQMLAKHFQVPLRKEVVRRILSDNLKRQGNVSFQLCAYVGEVIGLKSQLVDIYATKITEIQTPAIIQHQDGYAVVYEADESRIVVAIPSQGIINYKPSKLLQQIPTDDTNLQPQIKVLQISPTSETPQERFGLRWFLPYLSRYRRVLIEVFIASFFVQLAALANPLVIQLIIDKVIVQNSISTLNVLGVLLLAVGVFEAILTTLRTYLFVDTTNRIDMGLGSQIIDHLLRLPLRYFERRPVGELATRVNELENIRQFLTGTALTVGLDAVFSVVYIVVMLFYSWELTLVGLGTIPLFVVITLIAAPTVSRQLRTKAERNATTQSYLVEVMSGIQTVKAQNIELRSRFSWQERYAKFVSAGFKTVITSTLANSTSQFLNKLSSLLVLWVGAYLVLKGELTLGELIAFRIISSYVTSPILRLAQIWQNFQETGLSLERLSDIVDTPQEAEVDKDNIPLPSVVGAVKYENVCFRFATNGPLQLNNVSLDFPAGTFVGIVGQSGSGKSTMMKLLLRLYNIESGRIFIDGYDVNKVELYSVRRQIGVVPQDPLLFDGTVFDNIALTNPDATTEEVVEAAQIAVAHEFIMGLSNGYNTKVGEKGSNLSGGQRQRIAIARSILQKPKILVLDEATSALDYPTERQICLNLAKAFRGKTVFFITHRLNTVSNSDTIVVMDGGRVVEQGSHQELMTAKGHYSYLYQQQEVNL comes from the coding sequence ATGAACTACAGCAGTCAGGAGTTTTCGGAATTTCTGCAAAAAATTCCGGGGTTTGAAAAATTATCCCCAACGGAAATTAATTATTTATTGTCAAAACAACAGGCCCTGCGTTATCGGTTGGGTCAGAAAATTATCGGTAAGGAACAACTACCAGAACGGATAGTAATTGTTTACCAAGGTAAGGTGAGACTCTTAGGATATCATCCCCAAAGCCAATTGCCAATTACCCTCAAAATGTTGGAACTAGGAGCAGTAATTGGCGAAATTAGTTACCTGCGACAGATAGCATGTGAAACGGCGATCGCCTCAACGGAGGTAATATGTTTAACCTGGAACCCCATAGATTATCTGTCGGTATTTTCTCAAAACTCTGATTTTGCCAAGGAGCGTCAAGAAGAAAATCACATCATAGAGGTTTTTGATGTGATTAGCCATCATGTAGCTCAAAAAGCCTATGGAAATCTGAATTTGAAGGATATAACCCGAGACATTTTACCAGAGTCTAAAATCCAATATCTACCACCAGGAAAAACTCCATTAGAGCAACTAGAAAGTGATAGAACCTGGTTTGTGAGTAGTGGTCAGATTACAAATTTCCCTGTGAATTCTCAGATACTATCAAGCAACAATAGGGAGGTTTTACAAGTTACAGGAAAAAGTCCAGCCCGGTTATTAGGTATTAATCCTCAAGTGTTATTGTTGTTAGAACAACAAGAGAATAGGGAACTAGAGAAGATAGAAGATCCATGGGAAACCAAAGATGTTATAGATATTCCCTTTGCCACAACTGCAGAATTTTCCCCCCAGGAAAATAAAAAAGCAAAATCCAGAAAAAAACAGCCGAAATATCCTTTTTTTGGGGGGCGGGATGAACTAGATTCTACCTTGGCTTGCTTTCAGATGCTGGCGAAACATTTCCAGGTTCCCCTGCGTAAGGAGGTGGTTCGTAGGATTTTAAGTGATAACCTCAAACGCCAAGGTAATGTATCTTTTCAACTTTGCGCCTATGTGGGAGAAGTAATTGGGTTAAAATCCCAGTTAGTAGATATTTATGCCACTAAAATTACGGAGATTCAGACACCAGCTATTATCCAACACCAGGATGGTTACGCTGTGGTTTATGAAGCGGATGAAAGTAGAATAGTTGTAGCTATTCCATCCCAGGGAATAATCAACTATAAACCCAGCAAACTCCTACAGCAAATACCAACGGATGATACTAATCTACAACCTCAAATCAAAGTCCTCCAGATTAGTCCCACCTCCGAAACCCCCCAAGAACGCTTTGGACTACGTTGGTTTCTTCCCTACTTATCACGTTACCGCCGGGTTTTAATAGAAGTCTTTATTGCTTCATTTTTTGTACAACTGGCCGCATTGGCAAATCCATTGGTTATTCAGTTAATTATTGATAAAGTCATAGTACAAAATAGTATTAGTACCCTGAATGTTTTAGGGGTGTTACTATTAGCAGTTGGTGTATTTGAAGCCATATTAACTACCTTACGAACCTATTTATTTGTGGATACCACTAACCGAATTGATATGGGTTTGGGTTCACAAATTATTGACCATTTACTCAGACTACCACTGCGTTATTTTGAACGCAGACCCGTGGGAGAATTAGCTACTCGAGTGAATGAGTTGGAAAATATTCGCCAGTTCCTCACAGGAACAGCTTTGACAGTGGGACTAGATGCAGTATTTTCGGTGGTTTATATCGTCGTTATGCTGTTCTATAGTTGGGAACTAACTCTGGTGGGACTGGGAACTATTCCCCTATTTGTCGTGATTACATTAATTGCTGCTCCTACCGTTAGCAGACAATTGCGCACCAAAGCAGAACGCAATGCCACTACCCAGTCCTATTTAGTGGAGGTAATGTCTGGTATTCAAACGGTAAAGGCCCAAAATATTGAACTGCGATCGCGCTTTTCTTGGCAAGAGCGTTATGCCAAGTTTGTTTCCGCAGGTTTTAAAACAGTTATTACATCAACATTAGCCAATTCCACCAGTCAGTTTCTCAATAAACTAAGTAGCTTGTTAGTGCTGTGGGTAGGAGCTTATTTAGTTTTAAAAGGGGAATTAACCCTAGGGGAATTAATTGCCTTTAGAATTATTTCTAGTTATGTTACCAGTCCCATACTAAGACTAGCGCAAATCTGGCAAAACTTCCAAGAAACCGGTTTGTCCCTAGAGAGATTGAGCGATATTGTGGACACACCTCAGGAAGCAGAAGTAGACAAAGATAATATTCCCCTACCTAGTGTTGTTGGTGCGGTCAAATATGAAAATGTTTGCTTCCGCTTTGCGACTAACGGACCCCTGCAACTAAATAACGTCAGTTTAGATTTTCCAGCGGGCACATTTGTGGGGATTGTGGGACAAAGTGGCTCAGGAAAAAGCACCATGATGAAATTACTCCTCAGACTTTATAACATTGAGTCTGGGAGAATTTTTATTGATGGTTACGATGTCAACAAGGTTGAGCTTTATTCCGTCAGAAGACAAATCGGCGTGGTTCCCCAAGATCCCCTGTTATTTGATGGAACAGTATTCGATAATATAGCCCTAACCAATCCTGACGCTACCACAGAGGAAGTGGTAGAAGCAGCTCAAATAGCAGTTGCTCATGAATTTATCATGGGTCTGTCCAATGGTTATAACACCAAAGTTGGGGAAAAAGGGTCGAACCTGTCTGGAGGACAAAGACAAAGAATTGCCATTGCTCGTTCCATACTGCAAAAACCTAAAATATTAGTTTTAGACGAAGCCACAAGTGCCCTAGACTATCCCACAGAAAGGCAAATATGTTTAAATTTAGCCAAGGCATTTCGTGGCAAGACAGTTTTCTTCATTACCCATCGTCTCAATACCGTCAGTAATTCAGATACGATTGTAGTTATGGATGGGGGTAGAGTGGTGGAGCAGGGTAGTCATCAGGAACTAATGACTGCTAAAGGACACTATTCCTACCTTTACCAGCAACAGGAAGTCAACCTCTAA
- the fmt gene encoding methionyl-tRNA formyltransferase produces MKIVFFGTPNFAIPTLKKLLNDSRFEVLAVVTQPDKRRERGNQLTPSPVKTLAKAHNLIVWQPERIKKDSGTLTKLRELNADFFIVVAYGQILSTKILNMPKLGCINVHGSILPEYRGAAPIQWSIHKGERQTGVTTMLMDAGMDTGDMLLKASLPIGLLDNAQIIADQLAEIGGDLLIETVTKFKNGEITPIPQNDSLATYASLINKEDYYLDWSRTAIELHNQIRGFYPNCITTFRHQPLKIVATVPLESAYIQELPKEIQSKLEKVPDSSAQLAPPGSVLSIIKGLGAVIQTGEGCLWLREVQPTGKKLQSGWDFVNGSRLTVGETIR; encoded by the coding sequence ATGAAAATAGTGTTTTTTGGCACTCCTAATTTTGCTATTCCCACCTTAAAAAAATTGTTGAATGATTCTAGATTTGAGGTTTTAGCAGTTGTCACCCAACCGGATAAACGCAGAGAAAGGGGGAATCAACTTACGCCCTCTCCAGTTAAAACCTTGGCTAAGGCTCATAATCTGATTGTATGGCAACCAGAAAGAATTAAGAAGGATTCTGGGACCTTGACTAAACTAAGGGAACTTAATGCGGATTTCTTTATAGTAGTTGCTTATGGGCAAATTCTATCTACAAAAATCCTCAACATGCCAAAATTAGGTTGTATTAATGTACATGGTTCAATTTTACCGGAATATAGAGGTGCTGCCCCCATTCAGTGGTCTATACACAAAGGAGAAAGACAAACTGGTGTGACAACTATGTTAATGGATGCAGGCATGGATACAGGAGATATGCTCCTAAAGGCCAGCTTACCAATTGGATTATTAGACAATGCTCAAATTATTGCCGATCAACTAGCTGAAATAGGTGGAGACCTGTTAATAGAAACCGTAACCAAATTTAAGAATGGAGAGATCACACCAATTCCTCAAAATGACTCTTTGGCTACCTATGCCTCATTGATTAATAAAGAAGACTATTATTTAGACTGGTCAAGAACAGCTATAGAACTACACAATCAGATCCGAGGATTTTACCCCAACTGCATTACCACCTTTCGTCATCAACCTTTAAAAATTGTCGCCACTGTTCCCCTGGAGTCCGCTTACATTCAAGAGTTGCCAAAGGAAATCCAGTCCAAACTTGAGAAAGTACCTGATTCATCCGCCCAATTAGCACCGCCAGGATCTGTCCTCAGTATTATTAAAGGATTGGGTGCTGTGATCCAAACTGGGGAAGGTTGCTTGTGGTTGAGAGAGGTACAACCAACAGGCAAAAAACTTCAGTCGGGATGGGATTTTGTCAATGGTAGTCGTTTGACAGTGGGAGAAACTATTCGTTAG
- the psaC gene encoding photosystem I iron-sulfur center protein PsaC, which yields MSHTVKIYDTCIGCTQCVRACPTDVLEMVPWDGCKAAQVASSPRIQDCVGCKRCETACPTDFLSIRVYLGAETTRSMGLAY from the coding sequence ATGTCTCATACCGTAAAAATCTACGATACCTGCATCGGTTGCACTCAATGTGTACGCGCTTGCCCCACTGACGTTCTAGAAATGGTTCCTTGGGACGGATGTAAAGCCGCTCAAGTTGCTTCTTCACCCCGTATTCAAGACTGCGTAGGTTGCAAGCGCTGTGAAACAGCTTGCCCAACTGACTTTTTGAGCATTCGGGTTTACCTTGGGGCTGAAACAACTCGCAGCATGGGTCTAGCATATTAA